A region of Paraburkholderia largidicola DNA encodes the following proteins:
- a CDS encoding NADP(H)-dependent aldo-keto reductase: MEYRRLGETDVKVSLIGLGTMTWGEQNTERDAHEQIDYALAQGVTLIDAAEMYPVPPRPETQGLTERYIGTWIAQHRSMREKIVLATKIAGPARQPHNPRHIRGEGNQYDRKNLTEALNGSLKRLQTDYVDLYQLHWPDRSTMTFGRPAYPWIDDAYTVPIEETLSVLADFVKEGKVRHIGVSNETPWGVAQFLRASEKLGLPRIVSIQNPYSLLNRTFEAGLSEFSHREHVGLLAYSPLAFGWLSGKYEGGARPAGARITLFERFQRYSKPQSVQATTRYVELAKRHGLSPAQFALAFVNSRPFLTSNLIGATSLDQLKENIASANVKLSAEALAEIDALHELQPNPAP; the protein is encoded by the coding sequence ATGGAATACCGCAGACTCGGCGAAACAGATGTGAAGGTCAGCCTGATCGGTCTCGGCACGATGACGTGGGGCGAGCAGAACACGGAGCGCGACGCGCACGAACAGATCGATTACGCGCTCGCTCAGGGCGTCACGCTGATCGACGCCGCCGAGATGTACCCGGTGCCGCCGCGCCCGGAAACGCAGGGCTTGACGGAACGCTACATCGGCACGTGGATCGCACAGCATCGCAGTATGCGCGAGAAGATCGTGCTCGCGACGAAGATCGCAGGTCCTGCGCGTCAGCCGCACAACCCGCGTCACATTCGCGGCGAGGGCAACCAGTATGACCGCAAGAACCTCACGGAGGCGCTGAACGGCAGTCTCAAGCGTCTGCAAACGGACTACGTCGATCTGTACCAGTTGCACTGGCCCGATCGCAGCACGATGACGTTCGGCCGCCCGGCGTATCCATGGATCGACGACGCGTACACCGTGCCGATCGAAGAAACGCTCAGCGTGCTCGCGGATTTCGTAAAGGAAGGGAAGGTGCGCCATATCGGCGTGTCGAACGAAACGCCCTGGGGCGTCGCGCAATTTCTGCGCGCGTCGGAGAAGCTCGGCTTGCCGCGCATCGTGTCGATCCAGAATCCGTACAGCCTGCTGAACCGCACGTTCGAAGCGGGGCTGTCCGAGTTCTCGCATCGCGAGCATGTCGGGCTGCTCGCGTATTCGCCGCTCGCGTTCGGCTGGCTGTCGGGCAAGTACGAAGGCGGCGCGCGTCCTGCGGGTGCGCGCATCACGCTGTTCGAGCGCTTCCAGCGCTACAGCAAGCCTCAATCCGTGCAGGCAACGACCCGTTACGTCGAGCTGGCGAAGCGCCACGGTCTGTCGCCCGCGCAGTTCGCGCTTGCGTTCGTCAACAGCCGGCCGTTCCTGACCAGCAATCTGATCGGCGCGACCTCGCTCGATCAGCTGAAAGAGAACATCGCGAGCGCCAATGTGAAGCTGTCGGCGGAAGCGCTTGCCGAAATCGACGCGCTGCACGAACTGCAGCCGAACCCCGCGCCTTGA